The Chitinivibrionales bacterium region ACGATTTGTGAACGGAATCCTCGATTCGATCTACAAAACATTATCTGAGAAAGGAAAGGAAGTTCTTTCACATGGAACAGATAGCCCTTCTTCATAGGAAAAACAACAGAATGTTCGCATTGCTGGTTTTTTTCCTAGCCTCCTTAACCTATATCATTACTGTAGCGCCGTCGGTATCATTCTGGGACTGTGGTGAATATATCGGTGCGTCACACTCGCTGGCAATACCTCATCCTCCGGGCAACCCGCTCTTTGTGTTGCTGGGAAGGTTTGCATCGATGATTTTCTTCTTTTTCAGGCAGGTTGCCTTTCGGGTCAATCTCCTCTCCGTTATCAGCGGTGGGGTCACGGCAATGCTGATTTATCTTATCGTCGTTCGGAGTATCCGTTCATGGATGGGATTCCCCGACACCACTTGGAAACGGATTACCATGTATCTCGGTGGTATTGTCGGTGGTCTCTTCGCCGCGTTCGGCTACACCTTCTGGTTCAGTGCGGTCGAAGCGTCAGTGTATATCCCCTCCATGCTATTTGTGGCTTTAGGAACCTGGCTTTCCCTGGTCTGGTCCCAGAGCAGTCATCCGAACCGAGACCGGTTGCTTGTTCTGATTGCCTATCTGGTCTTTATCGGTGTGGGCGTGCATATGATGGCCATGATATCGATGATGCCTGTTTTTCTTTTTGTTGTGTTGTCCGATCAGGAAAAACTCAGGGACTGGCGGCTATGGCTCACCGGTATACTGCTGGCTTCGGTGCTGTATAATGTGTCGTGGTTTTTCTATATGGCCCCGATTTCACTGGTACTGACTGGTGTTATGTCGCTTATGGAAGGCCCTAATCAGCGAAAATGGCGTTTCTGTTTCTGGCTTTCCTTTTTTGCTCTCCTGGGCTATTCGGTCCATCTCTATATTCCGATCAGATCTGCTCTGAATCCCATGATCGACGAGAATCATCCCGCCCGTTGGCAGGCATTTATCCATTTCCTGGAACGGCGGCAGTATGGATCGGACAATTTCATTGTCCGTATGTTCCATCGTCGAGGGGCCTGGACAAAACAGTTCGGTATTGACGGCCACATGGGTTTCGGCGGATTCCATATTACCCAGTTTTTTCATTTTGGTCCTGATATTTCAGTGGATCGCGAAACAGGTCTCTTTGCTACCTGGGGCGCTCTGGGCGGTTTTGTACGCCTTATAATTTATCTCATTCCAACCTTTTTCATGATTTTCGGGTGGTTTTACCTGTATCAGAAGAAAAGAAATGTTGCCATTCTTTTAGGAACACTGGTTCTTCTGGGAACAATTGGTCTTGTCTTTTACATGAATTTTGCCGACGGTACCCGGGCGGAGATGCGCGATTACAAGATGTGGGTACAACGCGGACGGCCCGGACCAATGCCCACTGTTCACCGCGAGGTACGTATTCGTGACTATTTCTTTACCTCCGGTTTCATGTTTTTCGGCATGTGGATGGGGATTGCCGCAAGCTGTCTGCTCCATCTGCTTTTCACAAACAAAGACAAGTTCATGCGGACAACACTGGCGCCCATTTTCGTGGTTCTCTTTGCCGCCGCGCCGGCACTTCCCTTTGCCCAGAATTTTTCGGTTAACAACCGCGATGGCGACTGGGTCCCCTACGATTATGCCTATAATCTGCTCATGTCGTGCGATAAGGAGGGTATTTTGTTTACAAATGGAGACAATGATACCTTTCCCCTCTGGTTTCTGCAGGAGGCTGAGGGTATCCGCCGGGATGTCCGGATTGTTAACTTGAGTCTGTTGAATACAAAATGGTATATAAAACAGCTTAAAAAGCTCGAACCCACGGTACCCATTACCTTTACCGACGACCAGATCGATGCGTTGAACCATGAACTCAATCCATTCGAGAAACCGTTTAATTACAAGATGAGTAACGCTAAGATCACGGTCACGGTTCCCGGACGGGAACAGAAAAATGCCCTCAGGGTCCAGGATAAAATGGTGCTGCATATTCTTGATGCCAACCGGTGGAAGAAACCGATCTATTTTGCAGTCACTGTCTCCAACGACAACAGGATGGGTGCTGATCCTTATTTGAAAATGGAAGGCCTTGTCTACCGGGTAATGCCTGAAGATGTTCCACAGGAAGAGCGGCTGGATATCGATAAGACAGTCTACTTCCTCGATCAGGTTTACAGTTTCAGGGGGCTTGGTGACGGCAGTGCGCTTATGAGTGAAACATCATTCAAACTCATGACCAACTACGCCGCCAGCTTTGTTCAGGTTGCCATGGCTCTTCGACGGCCTATTTTTCAGCTCAAAGATCAAGTTGACAAACTTGAACAGCAGGTTGCCGAATCACCCGAATCATCGGATTCATTGAAAACGGTTCTGGCTGATATCAAAGAGGATTATGATGCCAAGTTGAGTCTTGCCATCGATAAGCTTGATCAGTGTGTTGCGCTCATGCCTTGGGAATGGCGCTGGCGCATGCTGCGGCAGGAATTCCTTATGACCGCCGGCCTTACCGAAGAAGCCGAGAAACGGGCCCGTCAGGCGCTGATTATCGAGGAAAACAATCCCGAGTATCAGAAAATGCTCGCCCAGGCACTCCAAGCCAACGGAAAAGTCGAAGAAGCCAATCAGGTCTGGAAATCGGTGCTTGATGATGCCGATACCAATCCCTGGGAAGCCTACGTGATGCTGGCCAGAAACTTTCAGGAACGTGGCCTCTACGATAGTGCCATATCACTGATGCAGCAGTTCCAGGAATCCCATCCGGGCGACCGCCGCTCAGCCGCTATGATCTCCCAGTTCCAGGCGCTCAAAAAACAGGCGCAGCAGAAACCGGCTGATACCGCAACCGATACCGGTGAAGCCGTGGATTCGGGAGTCTTGCAGTTGAATGCAGGATAGTTTATATTTCGAACAGAAGATAATAAACAATGGCGGGGCCCGATGGTCCCGCCATTTATGTTTTTAGCTCTTCTGAATAGAAATATATACCAGCCATGATACATCCGGCGCGCATTACCGGGCTTAATTCGAAACCCCTTGCAAAGGGCGACTATGTTCTTTACTGGATGCAGCAGTCGCAGCGGGCAGAATATAACCATGCCCTCGAGTATGCAATAGAAAAGGCAAACGAGCTGCAGATCCCCCCGGTTGTTTTCTTCGGCATTACAAATAACTTTCCCGATGCAAATCGCCGTCATTATCGTTTTATGCTCCAGGGCCTTCGGGACGTGCAGGCATCCCTCGAAAAAAGAGGCATCAGGTTTGTTGTTCAGGATATTTCTCCTGAAAAAGGCGCTGAAACCCTGACCCAAAAGGCGTCACTGCTGGTAACCGACAGGGGATATCTGAAAATCCAGAAAAAATGGCGGAACAAGGTTGCCGGTAGTGTTCCTTGCAGCATGGTGCAGGTGGAGAGCGATGTTGTTGTGCCGCTAGAGACGGCTGTACAAAAAGAACAGTATAATGCCGCAGCCATCCGGTCGAAGATCACACCGCAGCTCCATGAATTCATGAAACCACTGGGGGAAACAAAACCCCGAAATAGCTCCCGGAAACTGAAATTCAAACATTTCGATATCAGCGACATCGATAAGGCGCTAAACCGGCTTTCGATAAATGATGATATTTCAGACATAACCTGGCTGACCGGCGGTACCGGGAATGCAAACAAAATCCTCGACACATTTATCAGCCACAAACTGGACCGCTTTGGTGATCTCAGAAATGATCCCTCCCGGGATTATCAGTCACATCTCAGCCCCTATCTCCATTTCGGTCAGATATCACCTCTTTACGTTGCATTGAAAGTATCCGGGACAAAATCTCCCGGCAAGGATGCTTTTCTCGAAGAGCTTATCGTGCGAAGAGAGTTGAGCATGAATTTTGTCCATTACAATCCTCACTACGATTCGCTGGACGCCATTCCCGAATGGGCCCGGGCAACAATGAAGAACCACAAAAAAGACAAACGGCCCGCGAGCTATTCGGTAAAAGAGCTGGAGCAGGCGGCAACGCATGATTCTTACTGGAACACCGCACAGAAAGAGATGATTGTTCGAGGCAAAATGCACGGATATATGCGCATGTACTGGGGAAAGAAAATTATTGAATGGTCCAAATCCCCGGAAGAGGCTTATGAGTTTATGCTGTATCTCAACAACAAATACTTTCTTGACGGAAGAGATCCCAACAGCTATACCGGCGTGGCCTGGTGTTTCGGCAAACACGACCGGGCATGGAAAGAACGAAAAGTATTCGGCAAAGTCCGTTATATGAACGATAAAGGCCTTAAAAGGAAATTTGACATTGAGGCGTATGTCAAAAAGGTAGAGGCCTGGTTTGTTTCCTGAGAGATCGAATGCCGGAAAATATTCTTTCGATAATTTATATTCTCATTTATTACCAAGGTGTGAAAATCTGTTTGAATCTGTGTGAATACACCTTTTCTGTTTGTTAGTACCAACATAAAGGCTTCGGAACTATGGAACTCAGTGTCGGCTATACCTTCGAACCTGGTCTGATCCGTTCATTGGCGGCTTTTCCGAGTGTGCGCGAGGTTTACGGCAAACTCGATCGTGATATAATCGGTGGCGGACGATCGACCTATACGCTCAGGAGGACATCGGAAACCATGGTGAAAGAGGCCGTCAAAGAAGCCCACCATTACGGGATGGAGTTCAACTACCTCATTAATGCGGCGTGGCTTGGAGGGCTGGAGCAGACACGATCGGGTCAGGAAAAAATACGGAAACTTCTCGATTTTATCGTGTCCTGCAATGCCGACAGCGTAACGGTCGCTTCACCATATCTGGCCAGGCTTATCAAGGCGCAATACCCGCAGCTCAAGGTGCGGGTGAGCGTCTTTGCCGTTGTCGACAACCCGCTCAAAGCGCAACAGTGGGAAAAAATGGGTGTCGATACGATTTGTGTCAGCGGTATCGCCTGCAACCGGGATTTCAAGCGTCTGAGAGCGATCCGGAAAGCGGTTTCATGCCGGTTACAGCTTATTGTCAATGCGAGCTGCATTGCCGGATGCACCCACGAACTGACCCATATGCAGATGCTTTCCCAGAGTTCCCGAAAAGGGGATCCCCTCAAAGGTTTTGTCCTCGACTACTGCTTTCTAAACTGTTCTTCACAACGATTCAGAGATCCGGTCAATTTTATCCGGTCCATATGGATCCGGCCTGAAGATCTCCATTATTATGAAGATATGGGGTACGATTCCTTTAAAATTGTCGAGCGAAGTTCCCCGAAAGAACTGGTAATAAAACGGGTCACGGCCTATGAAAAGCGCTCGTTTGCCGGTAATCTGTGGGAGCTCATTGCACCGGTTGCTCATATCTCATCGCAACAACGGGCTCCTCTGCAACAGCGGCTCAGGGTGATAACTCATCTGTTCAAAC contains the following coding sequences:
- a CDS encoding DUF2723 domain-containing protein, coding for MEQIALLHRKNNRMFALLVFFLASLTYIITVAPSVSFWDCGEYIGASHSLAIPHPPGNPLFVLLGRFASMIFFFFRQVAFRVNLLSVISGGVTAMLIYLIVVRSIRSWMGFPDTTWKRITMYLGGIVGGLFAAFGYTFWFSAVEASVYIPSMLFVALGTWLSLVWSQSSHPNRDRLLVLIAYLVFIGVGVHMMAMISMMPVFLFVVLSDQEKLRDWRLWLTGILLASVLYNVSWFFYMAPISLVLTGVMSLMEGPNQRKWRFCFWLSFFALLGYSVHLYIPIRSALNPMIDENHPARWQAFIHFLERRQYGSDNFIVRMFHRRGAWTKQFGIDGHMGFGGFHITQFFHFGPDISVDRETGLFATWGALGGFVRLIIYLIPTFFMIFGWFYLYQKKRNVAILLGTLVLLGTIGLVFYMNFADGTRAEMRDYKMWVQRGRPGPMPTVHREVRIRDYFFTSGFMFFGMWMGIAASCLLHLLFTNKDKFMRTTLAPIFVVLFAAAPALPFAQNFSVNNRDGDWVPYDYAYNLLMSCDKEGILFTNGDNDTFPLWFLQEAEGIRRDVRIVNLSLLNTKWYIKQLKKLEPTVPITFTDDQIDALNHELNPFEKPFNYKMSNAKITVTVPGREQKNALRVQDKMVLHILDANRWKKPIYFAVTVSNDNRMGADPYLKMEGLVYRVMPEDVPQEERLDIDKTVYFLDQVYSFRGLGDGSALMSETSFKLMTNYAASFVQVAMALRRPIFQLKDQVDKLEQQVAESPESSDSLKTVLADIKEDYDAKLSLAIDKLDQCVALMPWEWRWRMLRQEFLMTAGLTEEAEKRARQALIIEENNPEYQKMLAQALQANGKVEEANQVWKSVLDDADTNPWEAYVMLARNFQERGLYDSAISLMQQFQESHPGDRRSAAMISQFQALKKQAQQKPADTATDTGEAVDSGVLQLNAG
- a CDS encoding deoxyribodipyrimidine photolyase, which produces MIHPARITGLNSKPLAKGDYVLYWMQQSQRAEYNHALEYAIEKANELQIPPVVFFGITNNFPDANRRHYRFMLQGLRDVQASLEKRGIRFVVQDISPEKGAETLTQKASLLVTDRGYLKIQKKWRNKVAGSVPCSMVQVESDVVVPLETAVQKEQYNAAAIRSKITPQLHEFMKPLGETKPRNSSRKLKFKHFDISDIDKALNRLSINDDISDITWLTGGTGNANKILDTFISHKLDRFGDLRNDPSRDYQSHLSPYLHFGQISPLYVALKVSGTKSPGKDAFLEELIVRRELSMNFVHYNPHYDSLDAIPEWARATMKNHKKDKRPASYSVKELEQAATHDSYWNTAQKEMIVRGKMHGYMRMYWGKKIIEWSKSPEEAYEFMLYLNNKYFLDGRDPNSYTGVAWCFGKHDRAWKERKVFGKVRYMNDKGLKRKFDIEAYVKKVEAWFVS
- a CDS encoding peptidase U32 produces the protein MELSVGYTFEPGLIRSLAAFPSVREVYGKLDRDIIGGGRSTYTLRRTSETMVKEAVKEAHHYGMEFNYLINAAWLGGLEQTRSGQEKIRKLLDFIVSCNADSVTVASPYLARLIKAQYPQLKVRVSVFAVVDNPLKAQQWEKMGVDTICVSGIACNRDFKRLRAIRKAVSCRLQLIVNASCIAGCTHELTHMQMLSQSSRKGDPLKGFVLDYCFLNCSSQRFRDPVNFIRSIWIRPEDLHYYEDMGYDSFKIVERSSPKELVIKRVTAYEKRSFAGNLWELIAPVAHISSQQRAPLQQRLRVITHLFKPHLVKPRSLALLKKYADKLMINSWMLPDAPVYIDNRALNGFIEGIRKRDCSHLECTQCGFCRKWAEKTVTIEPRYRSDVLAMADKLDYGLEHSAHWL